In the genome of Microbacterium paraoxydans, the window GAATACGCGAAGCCGCGTTCGGCCTCGTCCAGCTGCAGCGACGAGACACCCAGGTCGAACAGGATCCCGGCGGCGTCCTGAGCGTGCAGCCCGATCTCGTCGTAGACGGTGTGGACGAGCGTGACCCGATCCCGGAACCGGGCGAGCCGCTCCCCCGCGATCTTCAGCGCGTCGGTGTCCCGGTCCAGCCCGATGAGACGGATGCCGGGGAATCGCTCGAGCAGCGCCTCGGAATGGCCGCCCATGCCGAGGGTGGCGTCGACGAGCACGGCGCCGTCCTCCTGGAGGGCGGGCGCGAGGAGCTCGACGCAGCGGTCGAGCAGGACAGGAGTGTGGATGTCGCGTAGGTTCATGATCTCTCTCGGGTCCGACCTTCGGCTCTGATCCCCCTCCGCATCTCGACCCGGCACCGGGGAAGTGTGTCGGGGCGGGAGCGGCGGGGCATCACAGCCGTGGTCAGAACAGTCCGGGAATCACCTCCTGCTCCAGCTCGGCGTAGGACTCCTCGCCGGCGGCGAGGTAGGCGTTCCAGCTCTCCGCGTCCCAGATCTCGGCGTGGGCGCCGACTCCGGTCACGATGAGCTCCTTCTGAAGACCTGCGTACTGACGCAGGTGGGCGGGGATGGTGATGCGGTTCTGGCTGTCGGGCATCTCCGCGCTGGCGCCGGAGAGGAACATGCGCATGAAGTCACGCGCCTGCTTGTTGGCGAGCGGCGCCTGACGGATCCGCTCGTGCATCGCCTCGAACTCGGCCGTGCTGAAGACGTAGAGGCAGCGCTCCTGGCCCCGGGTGACGACGATGCCGCCGCCCAGGTCCTCGCGGAACTTCGCGGGAAGGATGACCCGTCCCTTGTCGTCCAGCTTCGGTGAGTGCGTGCCCAGCAGCATCGGCCATCACCCCCTCTCCGTCCGGCCAACTCGAGGTGCGCCCCACTTTACTCCACTTTCCTCCACATTCCTACGACGAATCCAGGCTATCGCCGCCCATTCCCGGGAGGATGTTCGCTCATGCCCTGGAATTCCGCGGCACAGGGAGGTGGAGGGCCGGTGGAGGACAGTGGAGGGCTGGTGGAGGGTGGACGGCGCAGCACGCACGAAAAAGCCCGGATGCTCAGCATCCGGGCTTCGTGGTGGAGAGAAAGGGAGGGGTCAGTGGCCGTCCTGCCGCCGATCCCATCGGTCGTTCATGCGATCCATGAAGGAAGAGGAGTCCTGCCGCTTCGGGGCGGTGCGCGTGCGGGCCTCTGCCGGACCGCTGCGCCGGACCGGGGTGACGGCCAGCATCACTCCGCCGAGCATGGCCGCGAATCCGATCACCCCGACGACGATGCCCCAGACGTCCCCGAGGATGACGCCGACGACGAGTCCGCCGATGCCGGCGAGCAGGAGGAGGGCCCCGTAGACGAGGTTGCGATAGCTGAGCGTGCGATCACCCGACGGCGCGCTCACGACGTCGGCGTCATTGTGCAGGAGATGGCGTTCCATCTCGTCGAGCAGACGTTGCTCCTGTTCGGAGAGTGGCATCTCATCCCCCTCGGGTATCGTGCCCTCCAGTCTACGCGCGAGCGGCGTCCGGGGCTAGCAGTTCAGGCGTCTCATCCTTTACGTATGCTGGGAGTCGTGCCGTCCCCCTCCCCCTCCGTCCCCGACGCCGTGGCCGCGCGACTGGACCTCTTCCTCGACCGCATGCGAACGGAGTCGGCGGACTACGGCGACGACGCCGCCGCCTTCCTCGACGCGGCGTCCGACACCCTCTCCGGAGGCAAGAGGCTGCGCGCCCGCTTCTGCCACGCAGGATGGCGCGCCGTCTCCCGCTTCCGCGACCGTCTCGCCACCGAGGACGACGCCCTGTGGGACCTCTGCGCGGCGCTGGAGATCTTCCAGTCCGCCGCACTCGTGCACGACGACCTGATCGACAACTCCGATACACGCCGAGGCCGCCCCGCCGCTCACCGAGCTCTCGAGGCGTCCCACCGCTCCGCCGGCTGGTGGGGAGACGCCGCCGCCTTCGGCCGCGCCGGCTCCGTGCTGCTCGGCGATCTCCTCGTCGCGTGGAGCGATGACCTCCTGGAGTCTGCGCTCGATGGGCACGGAGAGGCACGGACCGTGCGCGCCGAGTACGCGCGCATGCGGCGCGACGTCACGATCGGACAGTTCCTCGACATCGCCGAGGAGTCGGCGTGGAGCGTCAGCGACGACCGCGAGCATGCAGAACGGGCGCTCCGTGTGGCCTCGCTGAAGTCCGCGCGGTACAGCATCGAGCAGCCCCTCATCCTGGGTGCGAGCCTCGCCGGCGCGGACGCGGAGCAGACCTCGGCGCTGCGGCGCTTCGGGCACCCGCTCGGCCTCGCCTTCCAGTTGCGTGACGACGTGCTCGGCGTCTTCGGCGATGCCGCCGTCACCGGCAAGCCCGCGGGCGATGACCTGCGCGAGGGCAAGCGCACCGTGCTCATCGCCCTCACCAGGGAGAAGCTGGACACCCCTGCGCGGCGGCTGCTCGACGAGATGCTCGGCGATCCCGATCTGACAGCAGCGCAGGTGTCGTTCCTGCAGGAGACGATCGCCGGAACCGGGGCCCTCGAACGGGTCGAGACGATGATCGCGGACTACGCCAGAGAGGCCGATCGCGCGCTTTCCGGAGCCCGGCTCGACGACGCCGCTGTCGGAGAGCTCCGCGACCTCGGCAGAGCAGCGACCGTGCGCTCCTCCTGAGCGGATCGCTCAGGCGAGCGTGCGCGCGAGCCGACGGACCTCGCTCTTGTGTCCGGCGAGCAGGGAGGCGATCGGGGAACGCCCGAGGGTCTCCTCCTCGGCGAGCAGCCAGTCGATCAGCTCGTCGTCCGAGAAGCCGGCATCCTGCAGGACGATGATCGTCCCGCGCAGGGAGCTCAGCGGCTGCCCGTCCACGATGAACACCGACGGCACCGCGAAGACGCCGCTGCGCCGCGAGCCGACGAGGTAGTGCTCGTCGATCAGACGACGCACGCGCCCGAGCGGCTCGCCGAGAACCTCGACGAGGTCGGGCATGGTCAGCCATTCGAAGGCGGAATCACGGGTTGCAGCGACGTTCTCAGACACGTTGCCACTATCTCACCTCGGCAGCCGAAGCGCATGTTCAGCACTTCCGTCACATTCGTCACACCCGTCACTTCTGTTGACATCTCTATACATCCGTGTCAGCGTGAAGTGCTCGAAAAAGGGGGCTGACGTGATCTTCCAGACAGCCGTGGCCGGCGCTCTCGCCGCCACTCTGACGGCGGCGCCCGCCGCCGCCGCGCCTGCACCGCCGGTCGCGCCGCACGAACGGCATCGCATCGCTCCGGTGCGCGTCGCACCGACGCAGAACATCCCGCCCTCGCATGTCGTACAACCGGGCGACACGGTCGCCGGCATCGCCGGTCGCTACGGAATCCGAACGACCGACGTCCTCGGCTGGAACGGTCTGTCCTGGAGATCGGTGATCTATCCGGGGCAGAGTCTGCAGTTGCACGCCCCCGCCGGGGCTCCCGCGCCGGCCCCCGCGGCGACGAAGACCCACACGGTCGTGGCGGGCGACACCGTCTTCGGCATCGCCCGGAGATACGCCACCTCGGTGAGCGCGATCCTCGCCGCCAACGGCCTTCCCGCCGGCGCCATCATCTACCCCGGGCAGAAGCTCGTCGTGTCCGGGGCTGCTGCGCCCGCAGCCGCGCCCGCCGCCGCGCCCGCGGCGGCACCGGCACCGCGGGCGCAGCCGAGCGGCGCGACACACACCGTGGCAGCAGGCGAGACGCTGTTCTCGATCGCCCAGCGGTACGGGACCACCACGCAGTCCCTCTTCGCCTGGAACGGCCTCGGCGCGTCGTCGATCATCTACCCGGGTCAGCGCCTCGCCGTGCAGGCACCTGCTCCGAAGCCCGCCGCCGCACCCACCGGACAGCGCAGTGCCACCCTGACAGCCGAGCAGGCGGCCAACGCCGCGCTCATCATCCGCGTGGGCCGCGAGCTCGGAGTCTCCGACCGCGGGATCGCCATCGCCCTCGCCACCGGGATGGTGGAGTCGGATCTCCGCAACCTGGACTGGGGGGACCGCGACTCGCTCGGGATCTTCCAGCAGCGCCCGAGCACCGGCTGGGGCACCCCGGCGCAGATCATGGATGCGGAGCGGAGCACGCGCGTCTTCTACGGGGGCGCCGGCGACCCGAACGGGCATCTCACCCGCGGCCTGCTCGACATTCCCGGCTGGGAGTCGCTGGCCTTCACCGATGCGGCGCAGGCCGTGCAGATCTCCGCCTACCCGGATCGCTACGGGCAGTGGGAGGCCCAGGCATACGCATGGCTCGCCCAGCACGGGTGACGCCTGCGGAAATCCGGATGCCTCGAGGGGTGAGGCGTTCCCGGGGCTTTCAGCCAATCGTCCATAGACTTCTGTCGTGACGACCAATCATCAAGCCGACCCCCTCATCGGGCGGCTTGTCGACGGTCGGTACCGGGTGCGTGCGCGGATCGCCCGCGGCGGAATGGCCACGGTCTATGTCGCCACCGACCTCCGACTGGAGCGTCGCATCGCCCTGAAGGTCATGCACGCCCACCTCAGCGACGACTCCGCGTTCCAGAGCCGGTTCATCCAGGAGGCGCGCGCCGCGGCGCGGCTCGCCGACCCGCACGTCGTCAACGTCTTCGATCAGGGCCAGGACGGCGAGCTCGCCTACCTCGTCATGGAGTATCTGCCAGGCATCACCCTGCGGGAGCTGCTCCGCGAGCAGAAGCGCCTCACCGTCGCTCAGACGATCACCATCATGGACGCCGTTCTCGCCGGGCTCTCCGCCGCGCATCGGGCGGGCATCGTCCATCGCGACGTGAAGCCGGAGAACGTCCTGCTCGCGGAGGACGGCCGCATCAAGATCGGCGACTTCGGACTCGCCAGAGCGACGACCGCGAACACCGCGACCGGGCAGCAGCTCCTCGGGACGATCGCGTACCTCGCGCCCGAGCTCGTCACCCGCGGCACCGCCGACGCCCGCAGCGACATCTACGCGCTCGGCATCATGCTCTACGAGATGCTCGTCGGCGAGCAGCCCTACAAGGGCGAGCAGCCGATGCAGATCGCGTTCCAGCACGCCACGGAGTCGGTTCCCCGGCCCAGCGTCCGCAATCCCGCAGTGCCGGAGCAGCTCGACGAGCTCGTGCTGTGGGCGACCGAGAAGTCTCCGGACGAGCGTCCGGACGATGCCCAGCAGATGCTCGAGCGCCTGCGCGAGATCGAGCGCGAGATCGGCGTCGCCCCCGCCGTGACCCGGACCACCGGCGCTTCCCGCGACCAGGCGGATTCCGGAGACCTCACCAAGGTCATGCCGGGCACCATGGTCCTCCCCGAACCGGCGACGGCCACGTCCCCGGGGATCGACAACGCCACGATCCTCCGCCGGCGAGCCGCCAAGCGCCGCGCCCGCGGTACCTTCCTCCTCTCCCTCGTGCTGCTGCTCGCCGTCCTCGCCGGCGGCGTCGGATGGTGGTTCGGCTCCGGTCCCGGTTCGCTGATCGCGGTGCCCGATGTGGCGGGCCAGACCTACGACGAGGCCGCCGCCGACCTCACCGAAGCCGGCTTCGAACCCGCCCAGCGCGACGAGTTCTCCGTCGATGTCGAGAAGGGGATCGTCATCGAGACGGACCCCGGCTCGGGCACCAGGATCGACAAGGGCGCCACCGTCGCCGTGGTCGTATCCGCCGGCCCGGCCTCGCACGACCTCGCCCCGGTCGCGGGGCAGTCGGCCGACGATGTGCGGGCCGCGCTGCAGGCGGCGAATCTGGAGATCACCGACGACGAGGAGTACTTCACCGACACCACGGACGGATCGGTCATCAATGTCCGCATCACCCCTCGGGACGGCGGAGATGCCTTCGCCTGCGACCAGGGATGCACGGTCCACGAGAAGGACACGGCGACCATCCAGGTGTCACGCGGCCCGGTGCCGGACGTCACGGACATGACGGTCAAGCAGGCCACCGAGACGCTCACCGGCAAGGGCCTGAAGGTGGCGGAGGAGAACATCTACCGCCCGAGCGACTCCATCGGCAAGGACCGCGTCATCGGCTACGCGGACCGCGCCGAGAGAGGATCGTGGCGCCCGGGCGAGACGATCCAGCTGATCGTCTCCCAGGGGCCGCCGCTGTTTGACGTGCCCGATGTCTCCGGGATGACGCGGGATGAGGCAACCGGCGCGCTGCGCGACGCCGGTTTCACCTGGAGCTACACGAGCAGCACCGGTCTGCCCGACTCGGTGTGGGATCTCCTCGCGAACGAGAACACGCGCGTGGAGTCGTACAGCCCGTCCGACCCGCAGCGGAAGGGCACGAGCATCACGCTCACCATGAGCTTCGCCGGCTGACGGCGATACGACGAAGGGGCCGGAACATCGTTCCGGCCCCTTCGTGCATTCCGCCCGCGGATCAGCGCTTCTCGAGCTCCTCGGCCACGAGGAAGGCCAGCTCCAGGGACTGCATGTGGTTCAAACGCGGGTCGCACAGGCTCTCGTAGCGAGTCGCGAGGGCCGCCTCGTCGATCTGCTCCGATCCGCCCAGGCACTCGGTGACGTCGTCGCCGGTCAGCTCGACGTGGATGCCGCCGGGGAACGTACCCACGGCGCGGTGGGCCTCGAAGAAGCCGCGGACCTCGTCGACGACGTCGTCGAAACGGCGCGTCTTGTATCCGGTGGGCGTGGTGATGCCGTTGCCGTGCATCGGGTCGGTGACCCACAGCGGCTGCGCACCCGACTCGCGGACCGCCTCCAGCAGAGGGGGCAGCGCGTCGCGGATGCGGCCGGCACCCATGCGCGTGATGAACGTCAGGCGGCCGGGCTCGCGCTCCGGGTCGAGCTTGTCGATGAGCGCCAGCGCCGTCTCCGGCGTCGTGGTGGGGCCCAGCTTCACGCCGATCGGGTTCCGGATCTTCGAGAAGTAGTCGACGTGCGCGCCGTCGAGCTCGCGCGTGCGCTCCCCGATCCACAGGAAGTGGGCCGAGGTGTTGTACGGCGTGTCCGTCCGGGAGTCGATCCGCGTCATCGGGCGCTCGTAGTCCATGAGCAGACCCTCGTGGCCGGTGAAGAACTCGACCCGCTTCAGCTCGTCGAAGTCCGCGCCGGCGGCCTCCATGAACTTGATCGCACGATCGATCTCGGCGGCCATGCGCTCGTAGCGCTGGTTGGCGGGGTTCTGGG includes:
- the mraZ gene encoding division/cell wall cluster transcriptional repressor MraZ, with the translated sequence MLLGTHSPKLDDKGRVILPAKFREDLGGGIVVTRGQERCLYVFSTAEFEAMHERIRQAPLANKQARDFMRMFLSGASAEMPDSQNRITIPAHLRQYAGLQKELIVTGVGAHAEIWDAESWNAYLAAGEESYAELEQEVIPGLF
- a CDS encoding DUF3040 domain-containing protein, whose translation is MPLSEQEQRLLDEMERHLLHNDADVVSAPSGDRTLSYRNLVYGALLLLAGIGGLVVGVILGDVWGIVVGVIGFAAMLGGVMLAVTPVRRSGPAEARTRTAPKRQDSSSFMDRMNDRWDRRQDGH
- a CDS encoding polyprenyl synthetase family protein — translated: MLGVVPSPSPSVPDAVAARLDLFLDRMRTESADYGDDAAAFLDAASDTLSGGKRLRARFCHAGWRAVSRFRDRLATEDDALWDLCAALEIFQSAALVHDDLIDNSDTRRGRPAAHRALEASHRSAGWWGDAAAFGRAGSVLLGDLLVAWSDDLLESALDGHGEARTVRAEYARMRRDVTIGQFLDIAEESAWSVSDDREHAERALRVASLKSARYSIEQPLILGASLAGADAEQTSALRRFGHPLGLAFQLRDDVLGVFGDAAVTGKPAGDDLREGKRTVLIALTREKLDTPARRLLDEMLGDPDLTAAQVSFLQETIAGTGALERVETMIADYAREADRALSGARLDDAAVGELRDLGRAATVRSS
- a CDS encoding Rv2175c family DNA-binding protein; its protein translation is MSENVAATRDSAFEWLTMPDLVEVLGEPLGRVRRLIDEHYLVGSRRSGVFAVPSVFIVDGQPLSSLRGTIIVLQDAGFSDDELIDWLLAEEETLGRSPIASLLAGHKSEVRRLARTLA
- a CDS encoding LysM peptidoglycan-binding domain-containing protein, producing MIFQTAVAGALAATLTAAPAAAAPAPPVAPHERHRIAPVRVAPTQNIPPSHVVQPGDTVAGIAGRYGIRTTDVLGWNGLSWRSVIYPGQSLQLHAPAGAPAPAPAATKTHTVVAGDTVFGIARRYATSVSAILAANGLPAGAIIYPGQKLVVSGAAAPAAAPAAAPAAAPAPRAQPSGATHTVAAGETLFSIAQRYGTTTQSLFAWNGLGASSIIYPGQRLAVQAPAPKPAAAPTGQRSATLTAEQAANAALIIRVGRELGVSDRGIAIALATGMVESDLRNLDWGDRDSLGIFQQRPSTGWGTPAQIMDAERSTRVFYGGAGDPNGHLTRGLLDIPGWESLAFTDAAQAVQISAYPDRYGQWEAQAYAWLAQHG
- the pknB gene encoding Stk1 family PASTA domain-containing Ser/Thr kinase, whose amino-acid sequence is MTTNHQADPLIGRLVDGRYRVRARIARGGMATVYVATDLRLERRIALKVMHAHLSDDSAFQSRFIQEARAAARLADPHVVNVFDQGQDGELAYLVMEYLPGITLRELLREQKRLTVAQTITIMDAVLAGLSAAHRAGIVHRDVKPENVLLAEDGRIKIGDFGLARATTANTATGQQLLGTIAYLAPELVTRGTADARSDIYALGIMLYEMLVGEQPYKGEQPMQIAFQHATESVPRPSVRNPAVPEQLDELVLWATEKSPDERPDDAQQMLERLREIEREIGVAPAVTRTTGASRDQADSGDLTKVMPGTMVLPEPATATSPGIDNATILRRRAAKRRARGTFLLSLVLLLAVLAGGVGWWFGSGPGSLIAVPDVAGQTYDEAAADLTEAGFEPAQRDEFSVDVEKGIVIETDPGSGTRIDKGATVAVVVSAGPASHDLAPVAGQSADDVRAALQAANLEITDDEEYFTDTTDGSVINVRITPRDGGDAFACDQGCTVHEKDTATIQVSRGPVPDVTDMTVKQATETLTGKGLKVAEENIYRPSDSIGKDRVIGYADRAERGSWRPGETIQLIVSQGPPLFDVPDVSGMTRDEATGALRDAGFTWSYTSSTGLPDSVWDLLANENTRVESYSPSDPQRKGTSITLTMSFAG
- a CDS encoding class II 3-deoxy-7-phosphoheptulonate synthase, with product MLPHHIEALDAWRSLPIKQQPQWPDADRVADVSRQISSLPPLVFAGEVDNLRDRLARAASGQAFLLQGGDCAETFAGATAEQIRNRIKTVLQMAVVLTYGASMPVVKMGRMAGQFAKPRSSDTETRGEVTLPAYRGDIVNGYDFTEGSRQADPGRLLQGYHTAASTLNLIRAFTQGGFADLREVHSWNKGFAQNPANQRYERMAAEIDRAIKFMEAAGADFDELKRVEFFTGHEGLLMDYERPMTRIDSRTDTPYNTSAHFLWIGERTRELDGAHVDYFSKIRNPIGVKLGPTTTPETALALIDKLDPEREPGRLTFITRMGAGRIRDALPPLLEAVRESGAQPLWVTDPMHGNGITTPTGYKTRRFDDVVDEVRGFFEAHRAVGTFPGGIHVELTGDDVTECLGGSEQIDEAALATRYESLCDPRLNHMQSLELAFLVAEELEKR